In Candidatus Thorarchaeota archaeon, one genomic interval encodes:
- a CDS encoding GTP-binding protein, which translates to MSPAVVKVAMVGSGGAGKTTIASRLVTGQFVETMMTIGVSIQTWSIESEAHDSKVVACVFDLGGQQQFRFFQSSLLIGTQVVLIVVDLTRFSSLMEVDNWIPMILHVPRERWIIVANKADEECGVKEEDIREKAQELGVPYVIVSAKTGQGFDALAAMATKIILSSVDQ; encoded by the coding sequence ATGTCCCCTGCTGTCGTGAAGGTTGCAATGGTGGGTTCCGGCGGCGCAGGCAAGACGACAATTGCATCGAGACTGGTCACTGGTCAGTTTGTAGAGACCATGATGACAATCGGTGTCAGCATCCAGACGTGGTCTATTGAGAGCGAGGCACATGACAGCAAGGTCGTTGCGTGCGTGTTTGATCTGGGTGGTCAGCAGCAATTCAGGTTCTTCCAGTCCTCCCTACTGATAGGCACTCAGGTGGTCCTGATTGTTGTTGACCTCACCCGTTTTTCGTCACTAATGGAAGTTGACAACTGGATACCCATGATTCTACATGTTCCTCGGGAGCGTTGGATCATTGTTGCAAACAAGGCAGACGAGGAGTGTGGGGTGAAGGAAGAAGACATCAGGGAGAAGGCTCAGGAGCTGGGCGTGCCATACGTGATAGTAAGCGCGAAGACTGGACAGGGATTCGATGCATTAGCGGCTATGGCAACCAAGATAATCCTCTCGTCAGTAGACCAATGA
- a CDS encoding Ni/Fe hydrogenase subunit alpha, producing the protein HGSLTIKLGPGNKVQDVQFHVNSTRFFEKFLEGRPMEEAPRIAPRICGICPIPHHLASVKAVEAAWGVTPPPAAVKLRRLLIEAKQLSSHAIHFYALAAPDFVFGPFADPSVRNVAAVLKHLPGVAVQAIKLMEFGQELCRDIGAKAVHPVTGIPGGMLSPFSEEDRDKWLKAVPEMLENIQKTVDLAKTVVNAYIDVITKVAVTPTYYIGLTDKGVLDIYDGTVRVMSPEGKVVAEFEPKDYTQFYGEHVPDHSYATHIYYKPAGYPAGIWRANCLARCNVADRMATPMAQAALEEMRQLIGRPSHHTFAYHYARVVEMVQAAEWIKKLLEDPDIVSTDVKLSDVEPRAGDGVGIVEAPRGTLLHNYESDDKGMIVRANLVVATNNNIAGIEKSLMDAARLIFEKDGLKGLKLPEPLVKT; encoded by the coding sequence CACGGCTCGCTCACCATCAAGTTGGGACCCGGCAACAAGGTTCAAGACGTCCAGTTCCATGTGAACTCGACGAGGTTCTTTGAGAAGTTCCTTGAGGGCAGGCCGATGGAGGAGGCTCCGCGGATAGCCCCACGGATATGTGGCATCTGTCCGATACCGCACCATCTTGCCAGTGTGAAGGCTGTCGAGGCGGCATGGGGTGTCACTCCTCCGCCTGCGGCTGTGAAACTGCGCAGACTGCTCATCGAGGCCAAGCAGTTGTCCTCTCATGCCATCCACTTCTATGCCCTTGCAGCACCCGACTTTGTGTTCGGGCCCTTTGCAGACCCCTCCGTCAGGAACGTCGCCGCGGTATTGAAACACCTCCCCGGTGTGGCTGTGCAGGCCATCAAGCTGATGGAGTTCGGGCAGGAGTTGTGCAGGGACATTGGTGCAAAGGCGGTGCATCCGGTGACCGGCATCCCGGGAGGTATGCTGTCGCCCTTCTCCGAGGAGGACAGGGACAAGTGGCTCAAGGCGGTACCTGAGATGCTGGAGAACATCCAGAAGACGGTGGACCTTGCAAAGACTGTGGTGAACGCCTACATCGATGTGATAACGAAGGTGGCGGTCACGCCGACCTACTACATCGGACTGACAGACAAGGGCGTCCTCGACATCTATGACGGCACTGTGAGAGTGATGAGCCCTGAGGGCAAGGTCGTCGCCGAGTTTGAACCGAAGGACTACACGCAGTTCTACGGAGAGCACGTCCCGGACCACTCGTATGCCACACACATCTACTACAAGCCTGCGGGCTATCCGGCGGGCATATGGAGAGCCAACTGTCTGGCCAGATGCAACGTGGCTGACAGGATGGCCACACCAATGGCACAGGCAGCACTCGAAGAGATGCGACAGCTGATCGGACGACCCTCACATCACACATTTGCATATCACTATGCTCGTGTGGTGGAGATGGTCCAGGCTGCCGAGTGGATCAAGAAGTTACTGGAGGACCCTGACATCGTCAGCACGGATGTGAAGCTGAGCGATGTCGAGCCCAGAGCCGGTGACGGCGTGGGCATTGTGGAGGCTCCCAGAGGCACGCTTCTGCACAACTACGAGAGCGACGACAAGGGCATGATAGTGAGGGCCAACCTTGTGGTTGCGACCAACAACAACATCGCTGGGATAGAGAAGTCCCTGATGGATGCGGCCCGACTCATCTTTGAGAAGGACGGTCTCAAGGGCCTCAAACTCCCCGAGCCACTAGTCAAGACATAG